ATCATACGACGATGTATGCGAGTGCTCTTCGAGTCATGGTACTGTATTTTCTGAGCTGCAATTCGATTTTTTCCCAGAGAATGCGGACCCCAATTTGTCGGATTGCACTCGgtctattttcaattttgattctGAAAGCCAATCGTCTGAGATATCTGTTGACTGTCCTAGCCCTCCGTCACTTACTTACTCTCTGTTCCTGGAGTTCAGTAAGCAGTTCTCAAGATCGACTATTCCTCTAGATTCCAGAAATTGTTCTATAGTTCAAGAAAAGCATCTACATCAGTCTGCAGTAAGTTTAATTTTACTTTCCAGGTTAATTTCGTATTTATTAGTAGCCAAACAGacgtaatttaaatttaatgctCTGTTActttcattttgttaatttgatttttatctcaCTCTTTTCTATTCATGCAGATATTAGTTTACTTCGCAGCCAAACAGACCTAGTTGTACGATTTCGTTTCGTGTCAcgaattgattttattaatctcttttttattttttaattaagatattaattttctattgaTTTTGTATAGGCGAAACAGAGCCTTGTGgattactaattaattaaaaagcgCTTTCGCGTAATTTGGGGAATTTAACCTTTCCGTCGCTTTTGAGTTAGTTATTTACTGGTCAACCAAAAAGTGTTAAAACAATAGGAAAGCGAATTCCcaaattatttggtttttgaCAGACATCTACTGGAATCGTCtaacctttattttttatttcattttttttttttgtttcaacttttagTTGGTGACATTCGTAAATGAGGAGGACGAAGAGAGTTATCAGAGGATACGTGAAAGGGAGAGAAGACAATTGTTCTTGTATGACTACCCCGATGAATACCTTTCAAGTACAGAATTCGGCAGTCTCATTGTCCAACAACGGTCGGAGATGGTCCACTGGATCGTCGAGGTGGGTGCTCCTTCATCCACGTGTACACCTCCACAATTAATTgccattaaatcaattattcgatatttttacaaaacacAGTTAGGAAGTACATCAATACCTTCTCTCTCGGCGGGGCGATTTTTCGAGAGTACAATCATGTCCAGTCATTATGTGACacgtttttatttatataaaagatcGCTCACGTTGTTTTGTGAACTAGTTGTGAGTTTCTCTTGCAAGGCCAGAAGAGGCCAAAAAAATTGCGTGCTTGTCATTTGAGGGCGTTTTCGTCATCTAAATTTTGTTAAGCCTGTCGGCCAAGTCTCTGCACTGCCGttgtttgattgtttaattCGCAACCACAAAGTTAATtctaaagaatttgaaaatatcaGTATTCGCAGTCTGCtgcatttcttttaatttttttatcactcatGATATGTTGATTTGAACGTGTTGCTTTATGCAGCAATGCGGTGCCAAGGAGTTACAGCAGGAAACAATGTTTCTTGGAGTTAGCCTTTTAGATCGGTTTCTAAGCAGGGGTTTCTTCAAAACCAGAAAGAACCTTCAAATTGTTGGAATAGCCTGTCTTGTATTGGCCACTAGACTTGAAGAAAATCAGCCCTACAATAGGTAAtcatccttttctttccttgCATGTAAgctatataaaaacaaaaaggtaaTTGATTTTCTGCTCACTGCCTAATTTAAGTTGTCAAAATGTGAATTCAGATAGCTTTCTTGAAAATTGACAACGACGTAGCAAATGGGTTTTTGCTTTACTATCTTTTAGTGGATTGCCCTGGTTGGAGGCTTGATTGTGCATAAGTAGTAAGACATCATGAATTAATAAGTCTGTCTTGTTTATTGTAATCTTGAATAGATGAATATGCATTTTGTTAAGGTAAAGCTGCTATGAAATTTCGGATACACGACAACTggaaaaaataaactcaaaattaacCTTTAATTCCCTATTCTCTGTCCGAAATGTCTATGGCCCTCTTTAGTTGAACATTTCTCAAGTTCAATATGCTACGCAATGAAATAGTCTCTGTAAATTATAATCATAGGCTATCTGTCGCTTCCAAAACTTTCTTGATCTTGTTAGCTGAAGAGGTTTGTCCTTAAGGATGTGATTTACTAACTCTTTTTTTTGCATTTCAGTGTGCGACAAAATATTTTCTGCGTAGGGAGCAACATTTACAGCAAAAATGAAGTGGTAGCCATGGAGTGGTTGGTGCAGCAGGTCCTTAACTTTCAGTGTTTCTTGCCTACAATTTATAACTTTCTGTGGTAAGAATTTATTCGTTCTCTCATTATATTAACAGGAAAACTGAAGCCTGACTGCTGAGTTTATTATTGAAAACCTTCATAGTTGTTCTGATTCCTTGTTTTGGTCCATAAACAACCATAAATACATACgtttaatataattcatatcTTTTCCCctgaatatgaatatgaatttgTGGAAAGGTACTACCTGAAAGCTGCCGGAGTTGACGCCGAACTGGAGAAGATGGTCAAGTACTTGGCAGTTCTAGCTCTATCAGACCATGAGCAGCTGTCCTATTGGCCCTCAACAGTTGCAGCTGGCCTTGTCATCCTAGCTTCTCTAGAAAGCAGGGGAGATTCCTCCTACCTAAAAGTCATCGAGGTAGAAATACTTTTAGAACAAGCATCTTttaatacaaatgaaaatagTGTCTCTAACCAGCAACTATCAAAATGGCTAGCCTGGTGTTCCATTACTGTTTCGACTTGATCCCGTTTGTAATTCACATATCAAATTTGGCCTAGGTTGACTTAAAGGGTCATCCATAGAGAGATAAATAAGCTTGAGTTCTGACTAGTGAATCCAATTTCGCAGATTCATGTTAGAACAAAAGATAATGACTTACCTGATTGCATAAAGGTATCAAATTTGCATAATATAattctaaatattatttcaagTTAAGAAGACACTTACTTTGTGTTTAACTCTAACAGAGCCTGGAGTGGTTGGTACAGCATATAAGCTAGGTAGCTTACAAGGAGGAACCTGACATGAACATCGTGTTCTGTGTTTGCTACTGAAggtaaaaatcaaaagaaatctTTGGAAACACACTCCAGTAATAGGTAACGCACACAACTTCAAGTCTTTCACAATTTCAAACGGCAATTGATGCTTCTTTTGTGCCCAtaaaaagggggaaaaaaaaagaaaaaagaaaaaacatttgtaCAAGTTTATGTGCTTGAATAAATTTCTAGTTCTTTGGCTATGCCCAACGTTTGGGCGTCAATATAGTTGTTTTTAAGTTGGGAATTGATGGTTTGAATTGGTCTGTTCGAGTACGAATATTGCATAATCATgtgaaatttatgtttcaaggaaacaaaacgaGGAAGCTACTCCATTGACTGATGTTGTCCACACGACTTCAGAAAAGAAGGAACAGAACATGAAAGCTACTACATAAAATCAGTCTGAAATTCGGAGTAACTAGAAAAGAGTGAAAGAAAGTAAGAATTTTACATGATCTTTGAACAAATAAAAGATCTCTTTATTGGTAGTCAGTGccattattttgtaaatggcCATGAATGGAGGGATTCAaaatgataaatcaaataatacaCCTCTAAAGGATCATCCGTCTCTTACTGCAAATGGACAATCAACAATGCCAAGATCAACCTACCTCAAATCATGACGCTACCCTTTAGACGTTCTTGCAAGAATTGTTTTATCTTGGATGTTCATTGCAAATAGGAGGCAATTCTCACGAGTTTCTTCAGCCAATAGCTCAGCAAGACTTTTATCTAGACTATAACTTCATCTACGATTAAGAATTGAGGCTCTAATTTGTTCAAACTCGGGcctcattttcataaaaaaattgtggaCAACGAGATTGTTGCTTAAATAATTACGGTTTCAAGAGCATCTTTAAGAATGTTGGCATCCATCATATCCATTTCATTCCAAATTAGCATCATGGAAGAATGAAGACTTGACAGAAGATTGCGTGAAAAAGCCTAAAAGACGTGACATTCCAAAGGCCTTTGTTGCTGTAGATCCATCAAGCACTACCGGTATGTCACCTACTTTTCCACCTAGAGATGGCAACGGGAGGGGAAGGGAGGAGTGGGAACGACTATCCTCATCCCAGATACAAGGAAGTAGGGAAATCTCCTTCTCCGTCCCAAAGGAATAATTCTCTCCCTCATCCCatttctttgtctctttgtctACTCCATATAAGtactacaataataataatatggatatttttgtaaattatgctttaaaaatagatatgaaaCTGGGAATAGTAGTGATATACCTATTCCCACCTTGTCCCTATTtctagaaattatttttatctttatctcttcttatgttaaaaaattccCTCCCTCAATAGGGCAGGATGAAGACCTAACTTTTACGGTCAAGTTGCCATCCTTATCTCCACCCATTGTTGGTATGACTTCAACCAATACTGATCACGcctcaattttttctttagaaCTATATTGGTTAATTgtttaaaacctaaaatttttggAGTAATAAATTTAAAGGACACCCATCATAGGACcggatattaaaaaaatattcatgatGTATGTTCAATAACAATAATGAAAGTATTGTAGTTACCAATGGTCAAACTCTTCTCGTTTTGCAAAAGTCAATTCATTAACTGTTATTCTAATCAACTTGTTATCTTTGACTCTCAATAATGTGCTTTACTGAAGTTTCGGCCTATTTGTATCAACTCGgcccattttttttattttgaatatacattAATTAGGAGGATAATTTATATACAAGTTGATAAAATCAATGGGACAAtatcccttaatttaaaaaatagttaataaagTTGATGTAATCCACAATTTAACGTAAGTTGGACTTTTGACAAAATTGGATGGCTGAACATAATTCAAAGAActtttgtgatattttattttaataaattttttgatattatataaatggTTCATGCCATGTAAGACCTATATAAAGGTCATTTTctgattaaaatttgattgaaacttGTTCTTGAAAGGATTTCACTTGAAGTTGTCTTCCTCTATCCAAACTTTGCCAAAGGGTTTGGTGGTGAATTCCAAGTTAGTGGCCTAGTTTTTTGTTAGAGTAGATGtcctagagccaattgatttgatatatgtaattgtaatttatctcattaattaataaaaatatttatagttattcagttcatttgcttgtttattatatgattgcgtgaataacatgcccttagaatagtAGAATTGTGACGAAAGGATTAGACAATTGATTGTGGGAATTCTATGCACACATTAAGTAACTATTCTAGAAATGCCCATAATTTTGACATTACAATGACTAATAGCATATGTAATGGTAATGGGATTATTATAAAGTTGAGTGACCCCACCAAAAGGTGGTGATAGTTCTCAAGTGTTAAAACTATTTGTTGATGgcttggtgcaacacataggtgaatgttgtagatgtgttcatcgGATTGATCCAACTAGAGGATATCCACGTGAATGGTTGTTCtagtgtttatagaataaatcctttgaataaCACGGGTGCATGCAATCCTTTAACTTGAGATTGTTAGACTGTCTCGTATAAagatcggtatggtttgacactatctaacgtATCATTGTAATagaggtatcataaaggtagcaATTGTCATATCGTGAGATAATGGAAACTATGGTTAATCAACAAAGGATTCGTCACTATTGAacataggagaagatatcttatatgcaaatgttgaaagacattcatgactgcTTAAATTTGTGGCCATAATGGGATAAGGTTGTAACCTAATCCGTGTAaatcattaatgtgtatcaactCATGTAACATCCCCCTCTAGAAATGCTATCCactaaaggagaaatgttacgaattaatatccggagcgtttatatatatatatttttaaaatactttaaaataaacacatcactaaaaatgtttagaaattattctaagaaaactgaaagtctggaagcgaacaaaagatgtattaCCCATATGAAATctcatctgaaagcatttgaaaacttggtgtaatcatatacaactgtaccatcatctcaaaaaggtccaAAAGCAACAAGgacatgcgactgtatgcatgtaatacaaactaaagataacctgctccaaccgGATTTATCTTTGTTGACATGAccttgcctcgcagctacctcaatcacttgtacctgtaatcatgaaagaaaaggaagtgagtgataagaacactcagtaaggggaaagaatttagtaaactatctcctttcctgttctaactcactcttgggactcaacctcactcacaacctccataagaaatcaaggggataatctagttcattctttactatttgggtcatactttatctcatctggtgtctatttgatactttctggaagttgactatagagatttgacatttttctaagctcgagctcttttcctttctctctctacaccatttttgaatctaaattgttctctactacgagcatgctctactatgagcagaccctactgtgggtctatgtcctactacggacgtgccctactacggcggtgtagtgtaaagtgccccttcatagtttatagcatgcatgtgggtcttatatcttactaattttgcttccatataaatttattcataactcaccagacattactcttaggAAGACCCCTGAATcgtgagccccaaattccttttcttgcttttattcttcttttctttttctctcctttctttcctttcttttcctttccaaaactgtgaaatactattcacaaccctgtttatttgacagggcagccttctttttcatacaatttcattgtccaaacggtttctaattcatacaagctatatatcgttgaaaagaggattcaaagagctttccaacaagttataatagcactcataattcattcgataaggcagtcaaaacgtgagatgaaatcagtggcaaaaactgccttctctgtttatttgataaagcagtccttgtggttcatacaatatttaacagtccaaatgatccccaatttatacaagatatatatcattgaaaatataattcaaagagctttccaacaagatataatagaactcataaataattagataagatagtcaaaacgtgagatgaaatcaatggcaaaaactgtctcctctgtttatttggtaaagtagtccttgtgattcatacaatatttaacaatcaaaatgatccccaattcatacaagctatacatcattgaaaagaggattcaaagagatttccaaaaagctataatagcactcatgattcatcagttaaggcagtcaaaacgtgggacgaattcagtggcaaactgtaaatattatgcaactttctgccatgaacaaaatcacacacatagacatcccaaatggcaaaacaacatttctctacttcaaaataatcatttataacatagatccaaagaaccaaaagcctaaaacaggCAACATATCAAGGTTGATACccctttaccttgtttcaagccaatctttgcaagttggttcccttctctttgttttgcttcctttatcaccaaaatcaccttaaatcaacaccaaaacatactaacatattcatataatatgcatccaatatatatatacataggtaaaggaaaaaggaagagatattttggttaccaaggctcccaaagtgcttccttttattttccttccttatttatcttccaaaagccttccaaatcacaaacttttcttcaaaaaacacaGAAAAAGCAAGAGGAAAGCTACCTCCTTATGGAAGAGATgggagaatgatggaaaaaagggtATGAGATgcctttttgacttttctctctatatatctaagctttatctcatttttttgtttttattattattattatttatttctttatatatatatatatatctaaaaacacacacatacatgttaatatatatatctatatttaaacttggaaatatctccaaataaggtcaaaagacgtaattgcccctgaaacatacctgagggtattacaactcatATAGAGGAAATATTGAAATgacacacttctatgtctcaacccTAAGAAATATTGGTtcagaaaatgattgaattacataTAACTGTCaggttgtaaaagcttataggGATGTTCGTTGACATTCTTTTGTTCAAGTGGCTATGACGCTTTGgtagaggctaatcttggtctgtgtctaAATTTAACCTGAATTCGAACACTATTGATTCAATAGATAACTTATGGGTTATACGCATTAAGGGTTTGATACGAACCAAGAGGCAAAACTCGTTTGATGACAATCCTAAGATcatagaaagagagaaacataTGGATGTGTTTTGATTGGAATCATTTGATAGATACAGTGTCACATGGCATCCAACTGAGCAAGGCAAAATTGTGGATGTGAGTCAACTGGCAGAGTTAACTTGTCGGTAAGGTGTCTATTAAAAGTTGTgaaacaaaatttgtttaactaattaaattgtAAATGATGTATTCAGAACTCTTAATTTTGTTTCACAAGTTGACTTATTGAAATAAGATTAGCCAACAAATTGAGCATGTAAATGATGTATTCACAACTAATTAcatttgttttattgaaataaggTGTAAATTAGTCAACcggttgagttggaatcctaatttcatATGGATtcttatacattaaaattttcaataaattaagagtcataatttaataagaactcttggacacCTTATCACTTAAGTAGTTTGAATCCTAACTAACTTGGGATTCATACAcatcttatataaaaataaaggtgttttgtttgagtcaatttttttttcttttttacaacaAGCCAACACATACATATAGAACACACATCTTCATGCTTAGAACTTTATTGATGCAAACTTCCATTGTTGTGACCTTCTGCTCACTCTGTTGTGATCAAATTTCCAAGATCCAATCTATAGAAGCCTCAGTAACCTTTTTTCTAGATCGCCTCCCATTAGTGCTCGTATGGATATCAAGACACTGCCTTAAAAGGGTTGGATGATGATCTTTACATAACCATGTGAAGTCTTGGAGGAGCCAACAAAtcaggtataatttctaaacaccctatgtATGTTTAACATATTCATGAATTTACGCATTAAAACGAGTATCCTTAATGAGTTTTAggatcttttataaattttaaaatttttaattccactgCGCTGCTGGTCAATGACAACCTAAAACCCTACATATTTAAGCTTGGAAGATTATTTGACTCTTATTTGTAAGTTTACAATTGTGTGATTTTGAGTTGTAACTTGTCATCT
This sequence is a window from Mangifera indica cultivar Alphonso chromosome 5, CATAS_Mindica_2.1, whole genome shotgun sequence. Protein-coding genes within it:
- the LOC123216092 gene encoding cyclin-SDS codes for the protein MIEQKPYIKKKLRSKRPRLLRSKISPVLYDTDTRGVSVVSCDSSSCTYFGGDEVSSSSRKRQLGEVIGVTKKTEDDARLRRITRSYYKRRKEKDEVSESSCVLTNSGTVFAEVSSKFNEGYEDAKENEQNGVSRSNDIFRISAGNWKTSSERNENNIDVVSVPSRVENENRASLRHELSDNFKNDAANSCFMISKSDSVVDEKPSGPKFDSDLACTEELSYDDVCECSSSHGTVFSELQFDFFPENADPNLSDCTRSIFNFDSESQSSEISVDCPSPPSLTYSLFLEFSKQFSRSTIPLDSRNCSIVQEKHLHQSALVTFVNEEDEESYQRIRERERRQLFLYDYPDEYLSSTEFGSLIVQQRSEMVHWIVEQCGAKELQQETMFLGVSLLDRFLSRGFFKTRKNLQIVGIACLVLATRLEENQPYNSVRQNIFCVGSNIYSKNEVVAMEWLVQQVLNFQCFLPTIYNFLWYYLKAAGVDAELEKMVKYLAVLALSDHEQLSYWPSTVAAGLVILASLESRGDSSYLKVIEIHVRTKDNDLPDCIKSLEWLVQHIS